One window from the genome of Verrucomicrobiia bacterium encodes:
- the rplI gene encoding 50S ribosomal protein L9, which yields MPKTEVILTHNIVGLGAESDQIKVAAGYARNYLFPQGFAIPLTGANKRRIEALKQRRATREAEELNHMTELSRSLSKLTAVVAVKTGEDGKMFGSVTSGTIADQLKTQFDVALDKKKIHLEHPIRTLGEHEVELRLYHGVTTTLKVRVESLNPLPKAEEAPAPEREERTEKRGKRGETAQVAERPEKAERKPRAAKGDKGK from the coding sequence ATGCCAAAAACTGAAGTCATTCTTACCCATAATATCGTCGGCTTGGGCGCCGAGTCCGACCAGATCAAGGTTGCCGCCGGCTACGCCCGCAATTATTTGTTTCCGCAAGGTTTCGCGATCCCGCTGACCGGCGCGAACAAACGCCGCATCGAAGCGCTCAAGCAGCGCCGCGCCACACGCGAAGCGGAAGAACTCAACCACATGACCGAACTGTCGCGCAGCTTGTCCAAGCTCACGGCGGTCGTGGCTGTGAAGACCGGCGAAGATGGCAAGATGTTTGGTTCCGTCACTTCCGGCACCATCGCCGACCAGCTCAAGACGCAATTCGACGTCGCGCTGGACAAAAAGAAAATCCATCTCGAACATCCGATCCGCACGCTCGGCGAACACGAAGTGGAATTGCGCCTCTATCACGGCGTGACGACCACCTTGAAAGTGCGCGTGGAAAGTCTCAATCCGCTGCCCAAAGCCGAGGAAGCTCCGGCGCCGGAAAGAGAAGAGCGCACTGAAAAGCGCGGCAAGCGGGGCGAAACCGCCCAGGTTGCGGAACGTCCTGAAAAAGCCGAACGCAAGCCCCGCGCTGCGAAGGGCGACAAAGGCAAGTAA
- the pth gene encoding aminoacyl-tRNA hydrolase → MAASPDPAVENLYLIVGLGNPGAKYARTRHNIGFLLVERLAERWKASWMTEKKFQSQVARVERNGRTVLLAQPQTFMNASGETVGAIVGFYRLPLARLLVAVDDADLPFGEIRLRARGSSGGHHGLESIEQHVASPEFARQRLGIGRTADGRREITGYVLAPFTAVEMVTVEQILTAASAQVEAWLDSGTEKAMNQFNGVIKVPEEKRKTE, encoded by the coding sequence TTGGCCGCTTCACCCGACCCGGCCGTGGAGAATTTATATCTCATCGTAGGGTTGGGAAATCCCGGCGCCAAATACGCCCGGACGCGGCACAACATCGGTTTTTTACTGGTGGAACGGCTTGCGGAACGGTGGAAGGCGTCGTGGATGACCGAAAAAAAGTTTCAGTCGCAGGTCGCGCGGGTGGAACGAAACGGTCGCACGGTTTTGCTGGCGCAGCCGCAGACGTTTATGAACGCGAGCGGCGAAACGGTCGGTGCGATAGTGGGATTTTATCGGTTGCCGCTGGCGCGGTTGTTGGTCGCGGTGGACGATGCCGATTTGCCGTTTGGCGAAATTCGTTTGCGGGCGCGCGGCAGCAGCGGTGGCCATCACGGACTCGAATCCATCGAGCAACATGTGGCGAGCCCGGAGTTTGCGCGGCAGCGATTGGGCATTGGCCGGACGGCGGATGGCCGGCGGGAGATAACGGGTTATGTTTTGGCGCCATTCACGGCGGTGGAGATGGTGACGGTAGAACAGATTTTGACGGCGGCGTCGGCACAGGTTGAGGCCTGGCTGGACAGCGGGACCGAGAAAGCAATGAATCAATTTAACGGGGTGATAAAAGTCCCGGAAGAGAAAAGGAAAACAGAGTGA
- the ssb gene encoding single-stranded DNA-binding protein translates to MPSYNKVILIGNLTRDPELRYTPKGIAIAKIGLAVNRTWRSESGESKEEVTFIDVDAFGRQAETIAQYMKKGRPLMIEGRLKLDQWDDKQTGQKRQRMGVVLEGFQFLGGGDRGEGGAPDSPRSSSRPAPPSSKAESPDSDGPPPEDDDVPF, encoded by the coding sequence ATGCCCAGTTACAACAAAGTCATCCTGATTGGGAACCTGACGCGCGACCCCGAGTTGCGCTACACTCCCAAGGGGATTGCTATTGCCAAGATTGGGCTGGCCGTCAATCGCACGTGGCGCAGTGAGTCCGGCGAGTCGAAGGAAGAAGTCACGTTCATTGACGTGGATGCTTTCGGACGCCAGGCTGAGACGATCGCGCAGTACATGAAAAAAGGCCGCCCGTTGATGATCGAAGGCCGCCTCAAGCTCGACCAGTGGGACGACAAACAAACCGGCCAGAAACGCCAGCGAATGGGCGTGGTGCTGGAAGGTTTTCAATTCCTTGGCGGTGGTGATCGCGGTGAAGGCGGTGCGCCTGATTCGCCGCGCAGCAGCAGCCGTCCTGCGCCGCCGAGTTCGAAAGCCGAGAGTCCCGATTCCGACGGTCCGCCGCCGGAAGACGATGACGTTCCATTTTGA
- the lpxA gene encoding acyl-ACP--UDP-N-acetylglucosamine O-acyltransferase — protein sequence METIHPSAVIHPRAQIGAGCLIGPYCVIGENVSLGEGCKLHSHVVIDGHTRLGAKNEIYPFASIGLKTQDLKWKGGITRTEIGDQNTIREYVTIHSATSDGNVTRVGSHNNLLAYSHVAHDVTIGNHVIMSNVGTLAGHVTVEDYVILSGLAAVHQFCRIGKMAIIGGCSKVVQDVPPFMLADGNPAETRTVNKVGMERHGIAEEVQTAMRQAYKILFREGLTIPNAVARIEKDLPKSPELDHLLQFVKTSERGISK from the coding sequence ATGGAAACCATTCATCCCTCTGCGGTCATTCATCCGCGCGCACAAATCGGCGCAGGCTGCCTCATTGGCCCCTACTGTGTCATCGGCGAAAATGTTTCCCTTGGCGAAGGCTGCAAACTGCATTCGCACGTCGTCATTGATGGCCACACCCGCCTCGGCGCGAAAAACGAGATTTATCCCTTCGCCAGCATCGGCCTAAAGACGCAGGACTTGAAATGGAAAGGCGGCATCACCCGCACCGAAATTGGCGATCAAAATACCATCCGCGAATACGTCACCATTCATAGCGCCACCAGCGATGGCAACGTCACCCGTGTCGGTTCGCACAATAATCTTTTGGCATACTCCCATGTCGCGCACGATGTCACCATCGGCAACCACGTCATCATGTCAAACGTCGGCACGCTCGCCGGCCATGTCACCGTGGAGGATTACGTCATCCTCAGCGGGCTCGCCGCCGTCCATCAATTTTGCCGCATCGGAAAAATGGCCATCATCGGCGGCTGCTCAAAAGTCGTGCAGGACGTTCCCCCCTTCATGCTCGCCGACGGCAACCCCGCCGAAACCCGCACCGTCAACAAAGTCGGCATGGAACGCCACGGCATCGCCGAGGAAGTCCAGACCGCCATGCGCCAGGCCTACAAAATTTTATTTCGCGAAGGCCTCACCATCCCCAACGCCGTCGCGCGCATCGAAAAAGATTTGCCCAAATCCCCCGAACTGGACCACCTCCTCCAATTCGTCAAAACCAGCGAACGCGGCATCAGCAAATAA
- a CDS encoding bifunctional UDP-3-O-[3-hydroxymyristoyl] N-acetylglucosamine deacetylase/3-hydroxyacyl-ACP dehydratase, giving the protein MLPVLQQQTIGRPVSFSGIGLHSGNRVNMTFLPAAPGAGIRFRRVDLEGKPEIEARVENVVETNRSTTIGKGNTKIHTVEHVLATFAGFGIDNAIVELDANEPPIADGSAREYCKMIDSAGLVAQPERREAYTVTEPIELQMGETEMALFPNDVFKLTCTSSDKHGRFTQMFSVEISPKTWERDLAHARTFCFYEEIEYLIKNGLIRGGSLENAVVVRDDAVLTTEPLRYPNEFVRHKMLDILGDLSLIGRPLCGHLIAVKPSHSANCELARLITAQMRKPLISAQMFSPPAAPEPAAAPTPIKLEDGMSLDITQVMKILPHRYPFLMVDKVTKIVGNKITAIKNVSVNEPFFQGHFPEHPIMPGVLQLEAIAQVAGILTLQRAETFGKLAYFMSAESVKWRKPVRPGDTIVIEVELYKSRGKIGKARGVCLVDGEPVSEADVTFILMDA; this is encoded by the coding sequence ATGCTCCCCGTGTTACAACAGCAAACTATCGGCCGCCCAGTGTCTTTTTCCGGCATCGGTCTCCACAGCGGCAACCGCGTTAACATGACCTTTCTACCGGCTGCCCCCGGCGCGGGCATCCGCTTCCGCCGCGTTGACCTCGAAGGCAAACCGGAGATCGAAGCGCGCGTCGAAAATGTTGTCGAGACCAACCGCTCCACCACCATCGGCAAGGGCAACACCAAAATCCACACCGTCGAACACGTCCTCGCCACCTTCGCCGGTTTCGGCATTGATAACGCCATCGTCGAACTCGACGCCAACGAACCGCCTATCGCCGACGGCAGTGCTCGCGAATATTGCAAGATGATTGACAGCGCCGGCCTCGTCGCCCAACCCGAGCGGCGCGAAGCCTACACCGTCACCGAGCCGATCGAATTGCAGATGGGCGAGACCGAGATGGCGTTGTTTCCCAATGACGTTTTCAAACTGACCTGCACCAGTTCCGACAAACACGGACGTTTCACCCAAATGTTCAGCGTCGAGATTTCCCCGAAGACCTGGGAACGCGACCTCGCGCACGCGCGCACTTTTTGCTTTTACGAGGAGATCGAATACCTCATCAAGAACGGCCTCATCCGCGGCGGCAGCCTCGAGAATGCCGTGGTCGTTCGCGACGATGCCGTGCTCACCACCGAACCGCTGCGTTATCCCAACGAATTCGTCCGCCACAAGATGCTCGACATCCTCGGCGACCTTTCGCTGATCGGCCGTCCATTGTGCGGACACCTGATCGCCGTCAAACCCAGCCACTCGGCGAACTGCGAACTCGCCCGCCTCATCACCGCGCAAATGCGCAAGCCGCTCATCAGCGCGCAAATGTTTTCCCCCCCGGCCGCGCCCGAACCCGCTGCCGCGCCGACTCCCATCAAACTGGAGGACGGCATGTCGCTCGACATCACCCAGGTGATGAAAATCCTGCCGCATCGTTATCCTTTCCTGATGGTGGACAAGGTCACGAAAATCGTTGGCAACAAAATCACCGCCATAAAAAACGTCAGCGTGAACGAGCCTTTTTTCCAGGGCCACTTCCCCGAGCACCCCATCATGCCCGGCGTATTGCAACTCGAAGCCATCGCGCAGGTCGCCGGAATCCTCACGCTTCAACGCGCCGAAACTTTCGGCAAACTCGCCTATTTCATGTCCGCCGAAAGTGTTAAATGGCGCAAACCCGTCCGCCCGGGCGATACCATCGTCATCGAAGTGGAACTTTATAAATCTCGTGGAAAAATCGGCAAAGCCCGCGGCGTTTGCCTCGTGGACGGAGAACCCGTCAGCGAGGCCGACGTGACTTTCATCCTTATGGATGCCTAG
- a CDS encoding ribose-phosphate pyrophosphokinase, translated as MKIFSGTSNLPLAKSICASINLELGKCAVTSFPDGETFVKIEENVRGEDVFVIQSTSPPTNHHLMEMFIMIDALRRASASRITAVMPFYGYARQDRKDQPRVPITAKLVANLIVAAGANRILTMDLHAQQIQGFFDIPVDHLYAAPVMYDYLRKKAIKDLLVVSPDVGGLKMAHAYSQVLETDLAIVAKRRKNAMEIESMTVIGEIRGKNVLMVDDLTETAGTLTTAAALLKKKGAKKIYACVSHAILNEVGIKRLRKSNIDELITTDTVLRPAIDGIKINTLSVAGLLGEAISRIHSNSSVTSLFEFKGGRTS; from the coding sequence GTGAAAATTTTTAGCGGCACTTCGAATCTGCCACTGGCAAAATCCATTTGCGCCTCGATCAATCTCGAGCTGGGCAAGTGTGCGGTCACTTCGTTTCCCGACGGCGAGACGTTCGTGAAAATCGAGGAGAACGTGCGCGGGGAGGACGTGTTCGTCATCCAATCCACTTCGCCGCCGACGAACCATCATTTGATGGAGATGTTCATCATGATTGATGCGTTGCGGCGGGCGAGCGCCTCGCGCATCACGGCGGTGATGCCGTTCTACGGATACGCGCGTCAGGATCGCAAAGACCAGCCGCGCGTGCCGATCACGGCGAAATTGGTTGCGAACCTCATCGTTGCCGCCGGAGCGAATCGCATTCTTACGATGGATTTGCACGCGCAGCAGATACAGGGATTTTTCGATATTCCAGTGGACCATCTTTACGCCGCGCCGGTGATGTATGATTACCTCAGGAAAAAAGCGATCAAGGATTTGCTGGTCGTCAGCCCGGACGTGGGCGGCTTGAAAATGGCGCATGCCTACTCGCAGGTTTTGGAGACGGACCTCGCCATCGTGGCCAAGCGGCGGAAGAATGCGATGGAAATTGAATCCATGACGGTTATTGGCGAAATCCGTGGTAAAAACGTACTGATGGTGGATGATTTGACCGAAACGGCAGGCACTTTAACGACTGCCGCCGCGTTGCTTAAGAAGAAGGGCGCCAAGAAGATATACGCCTGTGTGTCCCACGCGATCTTGAATGAAGTGGGCATCAAAAGATTGCGAAAATCAAATATTGACGAATTAATCACAACTGATACTGTCCTACGCCCCGCTATTGACGGGATAAAGATTAATACCTTGTCAGTTGCGGGGTTGCTGGGCGAAGCCATCAGCCGAATTCATAGTAATTCGTCAGTCACTTCGCTGTTTGAATTTAAAGGCGGGCGCACGAGTTAG
- a CDS encoding 50S ribosomal protein L25, producing the protein MKSVLLNAFPRTQARRGGSKKLRDTGRIPAVIYGRQQKPQNLEVTSKELDDLIHHSASENLLVDLAVKDDARPKRLALVQEVQHHALSGKVLHVDFHEVAENEKVSIMVPVETVGEATGVKNGGGILEHVLFKIRARALPKDLPEVIHVDVSALEIGQAIHIGDIKAPEGVEILGDKHISVIAVAAPVTEAAETAAAEAGATGSAEVEMIKEKKEDGAAPAAKAGDKAAAPAAKAADKGAEKKAEKKK; encoded by the coding sequence ATGAAATCTGTATTATTGAATGCCTTTCCCCGCACGCAGGCGCGTCGCGGTGGCTCCAAAAAACTTCGCGATACCGGCCGCATCCCCGCCGTGATCTATGGCCGCCAGCAAAAGCCCCAAAACCTCGAAGTCACCTCGAAGGAATTGGACGATTTGATTCATCATTCCGCCTCGGAAAACCTGCTGGTTGACCTCGCGGTCAAGGACGATGCCCGGCCCAAGCGCCTCGCGCTGGTGCAGGAAGTCCAGCATCATGCCTTGAGCGGCAAGGTGCTGCATGTGGATTTTCATGAAGTCGCCGAGAACGAAAAAGTTTCGATCATGGTGCCGGTCGAAACCGTCGGCGAAGCTACAGGTGTGAAAAACGGCGGCGGCATTCTCGAACACGTTTTGTTCAAGATTCGCGCGCGCGCATTGCCGAAAGATTTGCCGGAAGTCATTCATGTGGATGTCAGCGCCCTCGAAATCGGCCAGGCGATTCACATCGGTGACATCAAGGCGCCGGAAGGCGTTGAGATCCTCGGCGACAAACACATCTCCGTCATCGCCGTCGCCGCGCCGGTGACCGAAGCCGCTGAGACCGCCGCTGCTGAAGCGGGTGCCACTGGCTCGGCTGAAGTCGAAATGATCAAGGAGAAGAAGGAAGACGGCGCTGCTCCGGCCGCGAAGGCTGGCGATAAAGCCGCTGCTCCCGCTGCCAAGGCAGCCGACAAGGGCGCGGAGAAAAAGGCCGAGAAGAAGAAGTAA
- a CDS encoding family 16 glycoside hydrolase, translating to MSSTLIAGAFAPCYAAPDPNWVDHDRDRPLPPVVTPAINSTDDKVGKAPSDAVVLFDGADISQWVKLDDGSPTKWIVRDGYMECVRGSGYVRTLQCFGDCQFHVEWCTPNPPHGEGQGRGNSGVFMGFDRYETQVLDSYESKTYADGSAGSIYGQYPPLANVTLPPGKWQTYDIIYTAPRFDAAGKLLSPARETVIHNGVLIQNNVELTGPTSWLERAPYVAHPEKQPIALQDHGNPVRYRNIWVRELGKPGKKEFMLPEATLESYSGTYDGSLRISHENHQLVAMFQGIRFVMFAESPTHFFAKTTDLQLDFVTGDGGKVTGVKWSVGEGSGSLATKK from the coding sequence TTGTCTTCAACGCTGATCGCCGGGGCGTTCGCGCCCTGCTACGCCGCACCCGATCCGAACTGGGTGGATCATGATCGCGACCGGCCTTTGCCGCCGGTGGTCACGCCCGCCATCAATTCGACCGATGATAAAGTGGGCAAAGCGCCATCGGATGCCGTCGTGCTTTTCGACGGCGCGGATATTTCGCAATGGGTGAAGCTCGACGACGGCAGCCCGACCAAATGGATCGTGCGCGACGGTTATATGGAATGCGTGCGCGGCAGTGGTTACGTGCGCACGCTGCAATGTTTCGGTGATTGCCAATTCCACGTCGAGTGGTGCACGCCGAACCCACCACACGGAGAAGGCCAGGGCCGCGGCAACAGCGGCGTGTTCATGGGCTTCGACCGTTATGAAACACAGGTGCTCGATTCTTATGAGAGCAAGACTTACGCAGACGGCTCGGCGGGCTCCATCTACGGCCAGTATCCTCCGCTCGCAAACGTCACTTTGCCGCCCGGCAAATGGCAGACGTACGACATCATTTACACCGCGCCGCGATTCGATGCCGCTGGCAAATTGCTTTCGCCCGCGCGCGAGACGGTGATTCACAATGGCGTGCTCATCCAAAATAACGTCGAGTTGACCGGCCCGACTTCTTGGCTCGAACGCGCGCCTTACGTGGCGCATCCCGAGAAGCAGCCGATCGCTTTGCAGGACCACGGCAATCCCGTCCGCTACCGCAATATCTGGGTGCGCGAACTCGGCAAACCGGGCAAGAAAGAATTCATGCTGCCGGAAGCGACGCTGGAAAGTTACAGCGGAACTTACGATGGCAGCCTCAGAATTTCCCACGAGAACCATCAACTCGTGGCGATGTTCCAAGGCATTCGCTTCGTCATGTTCGCGGAATCACCGACCCACTTTTTCGCGAAGACAACGGACCTGCAACTGGATTTCGTGACCGGCGACGGCGGCAAAGTTACCGGCGTGAAATGGTCAGTCGGCGAAGGCAGCGGAAGTTTGGCCACCAAAAAATAA
- the rpsF gene encoding 30S ribosomal protein S6 — protein sequence MKRYEGLFILNTAGKEEAIKDTIDKLSADINAAGGRVETVQKMDKRSFSRVADKKFNSGFYVNVIFSSPAATLPQLQSKFALNDDVFRVMFTEANAPKAEATAA from the coding sequence GTGAAACGATACGAAGGGTTGTTCATATTGAACACCGCAGGCAAAGAAGAAGCGATCAAGGACACGATTGACAAGCTGTCCGCGGATATCAACGCCGCCGGTGGGCGCGTCGAGACGGTGCAGAAAATGGACAAGCGCAGCTTTTCGCGCGTGGCCGACAAGAAGTTCAATTCGGGCTTCTACGTCAACGTCATTTTCTCGAGCCCGGCCGCTACGCTGCCGCAGTTGCAGAGCAAGTTCGCGCTGAACGACGACGTATTTCGCGTCATGTTCACCGAAGCGAACGCGCCCAAGGCTGAAGCCACTGCCGCCTAA